In Microtus pennsylvanicus isolate mMicPen1 chromosome 12, mMicPen1.hap1, whole genome shotgun sequence, the following proteins share a genomic window:
- the Dipk1a gene encoding divergent protein kinase domain 1A isoform X2: MRVKYLFFSWLVVFVGSWIMYVQYSTYTELCRGKDCKKIICDKYKTGVIDGPACNSLCVTETLYFGKCLSTKPNNQMYLGIWDNLPGLVKCQMEQALHLDFGTELEPRKEVVLFDKPTRGTTVQKFKEMVYSLFKAKLGDQGNLSELVNLILTVADGDRDGQVSLGEAKSAWALLQLNEFLLMVILKDKEHTPKLMGFCGDLYVMESVEYTSLYGVSLPWVIELFIPSGFRRSMDQLFTPSWPRKAKIAIGLLEFVEDVFHGPYGNFLMCDTSAQNLGYNEKYDLKMVDMRKIVPETNLKELIKDRHCESDLDCVYGTDCRTSCDQSTMKCTAEVIQPNLAKACQLLKDYLLHGAPSEIREELEKQLYSCIALKVTANQMEMEHSLILNNLKTLLWKKISYINDS, encoded by the exons TGTGACAAATACAAGACCGGAGTTATTGACGGACCTGCGTGCAACAGTCTCTGTGTCACAGAAACACTGTACTTTGGAAAATGCTTGTCCACCAAGCCCAACAACCAG ATGTATTTAGGAATTTGGGATAATCTACCAGGTCTTGTGAAATGTCAAATGGAACAAGCTCTTCATCTTGACTTTGGAACTGAATTGGAGCCAAGAAAAGAAGTAGTGCTGTTTGATAAACCAACCAGGGGAACTACTGTGCAGAAATTCAAAGAAATGGTCTACAGTCTCTTTAAG GCAAAATTAGGTGACCAAGGAAACCTCTCTGAATTGGTCAACCTCATCCTGACAGTGGCTGACGGAGACAGAGATGGCCAGGTCTCCTTAGGGGAAGCCAAGTCAGCATGGGCCCTTCTCCAGCTGAATGAGTTTCTTCTGATGGTCATACTTAAAGATAAAGAACACACCCCCAAACTAATGGGGTTCTGTGGTGACCTCTATGTGATGGAAAGTGTTGAATATACCTCTCTCTATGGAGTAAGTCTTCCATGGGTCATTGAACTTTTTATTCCGTCTGGGTTCAGAAGGAGCATGGATCAGTTGTTCACGCCGTCTTGGCCTAGAAAGGCCAAGATAGCCATAGGACTTCTAGAATTTGTGGAGGATGTTTTCCATGGCCCCTATGGGAACTTCCTCATGTGTGATACTAGTGCCCAGAACCTAGGGTACAATGAGAAATACGACTTGAAGATGGTGGACATGAGAAAAATTGTGCCAGAGACCAACCTAAAGGAACTTATTAAGGACCGCCACTGCGAGTCTGACCTGGACTGTGTGTACGGTACAGACTGCAGAACTAGCTGCGACCAGAGCACAATGAAATGCACGGCAGAAGTAATACAGCCAAACTTGGCAAAAGCCTGTCAGCTGCTCAAGGACTACTTACTGCATGGTGCTCCGAGTGAAATCCGGGAAGAACTGGAAAAACAGCTCTATTCTTGTATCGCTCTCAAAGTCACAGCAAATCAAATGGAAATGGAACATTCTTTGATATTAAATAACCTAAAAACATTATTGTGGAAGAAAATTTCCTACATAAATGACTCTTAG
- the Rpl5 gene encoding large ribosomal subunit protein uL18 isoform X1, with the protein MGFVKVVKNKAYFKRYQVRFRRRREGKTDYYARKRLVIQDKNKYNTPKYRMIVRVTNRDIICQIAYARIEGDMIVCAAYAHELPKYGVKVGLTNYAAAYCTGLLLARRLLNRFGMDKIYEGQVEVTGDEYNVESIDGQPGAFTCYLDAGLARTTTGNKVFGALKGAVDGGLSIPHSTKRFPGYDSESKEFNAEVHRKHIMGQNVADYMRYLMEEDEDAYKKQFSQYIKNNVTPDMMEEMYKKAHAAIRENPVYEKKPKREVKKKRWNRPKMSLAQKKDRVAQKKASFLRAQERAADS; encoded by the exons ATG ggGTTTGTGAAAGTTGTCAAGAACAAGGCCTACTTCAAGAGATACCAAGTGAGATTTAGAAGGCGGCGAG agggtaAAACCGACTACTATGCTCGGAAACGATTAGTGATCCAAGACAAAAATAAGTACAACACACCCAAATACAGGATGATAGTTCGTGTAACTAACAGAGACATCATCTGCCAG ATTGCCTATGCCCGTATAGAGGGGGACATGATAGTCTGCGCCGCCTACGCACACGAGCTGCCGAAATATGGAGTGAAAGTTGGCCTGACAAACTATGCTGCCGCCTATTGTACCGGCCTGCTGCTGGCCCGCAGG CTTCTCAATAGGTTTGGTATGGACAAGATCTATGAAGGCCAAGTGGAGGTGACTGGAGATGAATACAATGTGGAAAGCATCGATGGTCAGCCTGGGGCCTTCACTTGCTATTTGGATGCTGGTCTTGCCCGAACTACAACTGGCAATAAAGTTTTCGGGGCCCTGAAGGGAGCTGTGGATGGAGGCTTGTCTATTCCTCATAG taCCAAACGATTCCCTGGTTATGATTCTGAAAGCAAGGAGTTCAACGCAGAGGTACATCGTAAGCACATCATGGGTCAGAATGTTGCAGACTACATGCGCTACCTAatggaggaagatgaagatgctTACAAGAAACAGTTCTCTCAGTACATAAAGAACAACGTTACTCCAGACATG ATGGAGGAGATGTATAAGAAAGCCCATGCTGCTATACGAGAGAATCCAGTCTATGAAAAGAAGCCCAAGAGAGAAGTGAAGAAGAAGAG GTGGAACCGTCCCAAAATGTCTCTTGCCCAGAAGAAAGATCGGGTTGCTCAAAAGAAGGCAAGcttcctcagagctcaggagcGGGCTGCTGACAGCTAA
- the Rpl5 gene encoding large ribosomal subunit protein uL18 isoform X2: protein MGFVKVVKNKAYFKRYQVRFRRRREGKTDYYARKRLVIQDKNKYNTPKYRMIVRVTNRDIICQIAYARIEGDMIVCAAYAHELPKYGVKVGLTNYAAAYCTGLLLARRLLNRFGMDKIYEGQVEVTGDEYNVESIDGQPGAFTCYLDAGLARTTTGNKVFGALKGAVDGGLSIPHSTKRFPGYDSESKEFNAEVHRKHIMGQNVADYMRYLMEEDEDAYKKQFSQYIKNNVTPDMEEMYKKAHAAIRENPVYEKKPKREVKKKRWNRPKMSLAQKKDRVAQKKASFLRAQERAADS, encoded by the exons ATG ggGTTTGTGAAAGTTGTCAAGAACAAGGCCTACTTCAAGAGATACCAAGTGAGATTTAGAAGGCGGCGAG agggtaAAACCGACTACTATGCTCGGAAACGATTAGTGATCCAAGACAAAAATAAGTACAACACACCCAAATACAGGATGATAGTTCGTGTAACTAACAGAGACATCATCTGCCAG ATTGCCTATGCCCGTATAGAGGGGGACATGATAGTCTGCGCCGCCTACGCACACGAGCTGCCGAAATATGGAGTGAAAGTTGGCCTGACAAACTATGCTGCCGCCTATTGTACCGGCCTGCTGCTGGCCCGCAGG CTTCTCAATAGGTTTGGTATGGACAAGATCTATGAAGGCCAAGTGGAGGTGACTGGAGATGAATACAATGTGGAAAGCATCGATGGTCAGCCTGGGGCCTTCACTTGCTATTTGGATGCTGGTCTTGCCCGAACTACAACTGGCAATAAAGTTTTCGGGGCCCTGAAGGGAGCTGTGGATGGAGGCTTGTCTATTCCTCATAG taCCAAACGATTCCCTGGTTATGATTCTGAAAGCAAGGAGTTCAACGCAGAGGTACATCGTAAGCACATCATGGGTCAGAATGTTGCAGACTACATGCGCTACCTAatggaggaagatgaagatgctTACAAGAAACAGTTCTCTCAGTACATAAAGAACAACGTTACTCCAGACATGG AGGAGATGTATAAGAAAGCCCATGCTGCTATACGAGAGAATCCAGTCTATGAAAAGAAGCCCAAGAGAGAAGTGAAGAAGAAGAG GTGGAACCGTCCCAAAATGTCTCTTGCCCAGAAGAAAGATCGGGTTGCTCAAAAGAAGGCAAGcttcctcagagctcaggagcGGGCTGCTGACAGCTAA
- the LOC142832450 gene encoding small ribosomal subunit protein uS19-like, producing the protein MEKPEVVKTHLRDMIILPEMVGSMVGVYNGETFNQVEIKPEMIGHYLGKFSITSKPVKHGRPGIGATHSSRFIPLK; encoded by the coding sequence ATGGAAAAGCCCGAGGTGGTGAAGACCCACCTGCGGGACATGATCATCCTGCCCgagatggtggggagcatggtgggcGTGTACAACGGCGAGACCTTCAACCAGGTGGAGATCAAGCCGGAGATGATCGGCCACTACCTGGGCAAGTTCTCCATCACCTCCAAGCCTGTGAAGCACGGCCGGCCTGGCATCGGTGCCACCCACTCCTCACGCTTCATCCCCCTCAAGTAG